The following proteins come from a genomic window of Verrucomicrobiia bacterium:
- a CDS encoding DUF6694 family lipoprotein: MKYIGTLLLALALLAGGCGGAPKRIDATTDETMKKSVEEILKPMSAEEKKKFQDAAMQIGAKHLLGNMLNPEEGEKAMRQALHGKTAAEVIADAEKIRAESKK; encoded by the coding sequence ATGAAATACATCGGAACATTATTGCTGGCTCTTGCCTTGTTGGCGGGAGGTTGTGGCGGGGCTCCTAAACGGATCGATGCCACCACGGACGAGACCATGAAAAAATCCGTGGAAGAGATCCTCAAACCCATGTCTGCCGAGGAGAAGAAGAAATTCCAGGATGCAGCGATGCAGATCGGGGCCAAACACCTTCTCGGAAACATGCTGAATCCGGAAGAGGGAGAAAAAGCCATGCGCCAGGCCCTCCACGGCAAAACCGCCGCTGAAGTCATAGCCGACGCCGAAAAGATTCGCGCCGAAAGCAAAAAGTGA
- a CDS encoding ADP-ribosylation factor-like protein produces the protein MAIINQATKEIQVKIVYYGPAQCGKTTNLEKVHSDVKTTNPEDKGKLVSLATSSDRTLFFDFLPIEAMSIKGFKTKFQLYTVPGQVIYNTTRQLVLRGVDGIVFVADSQYDKMEENVESFANLEDNLKTLRLNLADIPYVLQYNKRDLPNVAPVEYMDFLLNNRDVRVPSFEGAAFKGVGVFETLNMITRMLLHKFINQGGRK, from the coding sequence ATGGCAATCATCAACCAGGCGACCAAGGAAATCCAGGTCAAGATCGTCTACTACGGCCCGGCCCAGTGTGGCAAAACGACGAACCTTGAGAAGGTCCATTCCGATGTGAAGACGACCAACCCCGAGGACAAGGGCAAGCTCGTCTCACTGGCCACCAGTTCAGACCGCACACTCTTCTTCGACTTCCTTCCCATCGAGGCCATGTCGATCAAGGGTTTCAAGACCAAGTTCCAGCTCTATACCGTTCCCGGTCAGGTCATCTACAACACCACGCGCCAATTGGTGCTGCGCGGTGTGGACGGCATCGTCTTCGTTGCTGATTCCCAGTACGACAAGATGGAGGAGAACGTCGAGAGCTTCGCGAACCTGGAGGACAACTTGAAGACTCTCCGGTTGAATCTCGCGGACATCCCCTACGTACTCCAATACAACAAGCGCGACCTGCCGAACGTCGCCCCAGTGGAATACATGGATTTCTTGCTGAACAACCGCGATGTGCGCGTGCCTTCCTTCGAAGGTGCCGCCTTCAAGGGTGTGGGCGTGTTCGAAACTTTGAACATGATTACCCGCATGCTCCTGCACAAGTTCATCAACCAGGGTGGTCGCAAATAA
- a CDS encoding roadblock/LC7 domain-containing protein produces the protein MLGFIKNLFGKGSEAKSKTESQPSAAPVAQSKPAAQAAAATATPAPAVPSGETITVSLKGVLENLPLELKGLVTAQPSGDATIKVSLQRVLEGLPKGSVKITYSELKAQTGTAGYGGDASLDQTLISLPLKEVLSKVKPGQFTRRANQTIIDIPDDIKPVFGADGDAADPSKAQIKPAPVAPPPAPAPAPAPAPAPAPAPAPAPAAIKPQTPLPTPTPAPAPKPAAPAPAPAPAVEPSAPIKPSMGLPDPASLRPSAPAAKPAAPAPAPAPAPAAIKPQTPLPTPAPAPAAAAPAAAPTGGNLSSGVEALYGTWPEDIKGELAKHNLAGLTINVPLDLVEPMMRKGKILFTWSQLRGWITPALPASVGANRDAENLELPLKIVIPLFMAARKPGAAQKSIAVDKNIPDVFSGKGPAPVPAAPAPAAAAAPAAAAAPAPTAAPASISNPSELVTKVLALPNVEGVVVASPEGLKVAAQLPAEFNADAFAGFVVAMFSRMNQFTGDLKLGEPKAVSVQTSNRSLAIIKSGRTFLAAIGKADASLPVDELKKLAATLS, from the coding sequence ATGCTGGGATTTATAAAGAACCTCTTCGGGAAGGGCTCCGAAGCTAAATCAAAGACCGAGTCCCAACCATCGGCAGCTCCGGTGGCTCAATCCAAACCTGCCGCCCAAGCGGCAGCCGCTACAGCCACCCCGGCTCCAGCCGTACCCTCCGGCGAAACCATCACGGTATCTCTGAAAGGTGTGCTTGAGAACCTGCCGCTGGAACTGAAGGGATTGGTCACCGCCCAACCCTCTGGAGACGCCACCATCAAGGTTTCCCTCCAGCGCGTGCTGGAAGGTCTCCCCAAAGGCAGCGTCAAGATCACTTACTCGGAACTTAAGGCCCAAACAGGCACCGCCGGTTACGGTGGCGATGCCTCCTTGGACCAGACCTTGATCAGCCTCCCGCTAAAAGAAGTGCTCTCCAAGGTCAAACCCGGTCAATTCACCCGGCGTGCCAACCAGACCATCATTGATATCCCTGATGATATCAAACCCGTCTTCGGCGCAGATGGCGATGCTGCTGATCCTAGCAAAGCCCAGATCAAACCCGCTCCGGTGGCGCCGCCGCCAGCCCCAGCCCCAGCCCCAGCCCCAGCCCCAGCGCCTGCTCCGGCTCCCGCCCCAGCACCCGCGGCGATCAAGCCACAAACTCCTTTGCCCACGCCCACGCCCGCACCGGCTCCGAAACCCGCTGCGCCAGCCCCGGCACCCGCTCCTGCTGTCGAGCCTTCGGCGCCTATCAAGCCCTCCATGGGCTTGCCTGATCCGGCTTCGTTACGTCCCTCTGCTCCTGCGGCCAAACCAGCCGCTCCAGCCCCGGCGCCTGCCCCAGCTCCGGCAGCCATCAAGCCGCAAACTCCTTTACCCACTCCGGCACCCGCTCCCGCAGCCGCCGCTCCTGCAGCAGCACCTACAGGCGGTAACTTGTCCAGCGGCGTAGAAGCGCTTTACGGCACGTGGCCGGAAGATATCAAAGGTGAACTCGCCAAGCACAACTTGGCCGGTCTGACCATCAATGTCCCGCTGGATTTGGTGGAGCCGATGATGCGCAAGGGCAAGATTCTCTTCACTTGGAGCCAGTTGCGCGGCTGGATCACTCCGGCTCTGCCTGCTTCGGTTGGTGCCAATCGTGATGCGGAAAATCTCGAACTGCCGCTGAAGATCGTCATCCCGCTGTTCATGGCCGCCCGCAAGCCGGGTGCTGCCCAGAAGTCCATCGCAGTGGACAAGAACATCCCGGACGTTTTCTCCGGCAAAGGTCCAGCTCCGGTCCCTGCAGCTCCGGCTCCCGCAGCAGCAGCGGCTCCCGCAGCAGCAGCAGCTCCGGCACCTACCGCTGCACCAGCCTCGATCTCCAATCCGTCCGAGCTCGTCACCAAAGTTTTGGCCCTGCCAAACGTGGAAGGCGTGGTCGTAGCCTCACCTGAAGGCCTGAAAGTCGCAGCGCAGTTGCCAGCCGAGTTCAATGCGGACGCCTTCGCCGGATTCGTGGTGGCGATGTTCAGCCGCATGAACCAGTTCACGGGCGATTTGAAACTGGGCGAGCCGAAGGCCGTATCCGTGCAGACCAGCAACCGCAGTCTTGCCATCATCAAATCCGGTCGCACTTTTTTGGCCGCGATTGGCAAGGCAGATGCTTCGCTGCCTGTGGACGAGCTTAAAAAACTGGCCGCAACCCTGAGCTAA
- a CDS encoding response regulator: MAEKHKILILDDEQDLLDLYRDLLSKLPSQPEVFTANSGARALALLNAERFSMLLTDLNMPGMDGFQVITIVRRRFPALRTVVMTSLADEQIRARAYAMGIDLYLEKPNEKTDVQLFIDCIESLLEREDAGGFRGVQSKSLVDLIQLECLSQSSSVLKITNKSVEARIWIQDGDVIDAQMNDLTGESAFKSIMSWKTGNFEMLAADPKRTRTIFGSYQGLLLDTAQAIDESQATEVSIQGEPSVAEGGTASPLGAISRVPGVEFAVAVDINDKAKVDSWGIENPAAMAAWVHDMMHKLHVIGEKVKAGHLLKVEGMGVQSNLGFLSRPDKELCVGLRRNLSQGEMASTLSEVGTKWVS; encoded by the coding sequence ATGGCTGAAAAGCATAAAATCTTGATACTGGACGATGAGCAGGATCTCTTGGACCTGTATCGCGACCTGTTGAGCAAGCTGCCCAGCCAGCCGGAAGTCTTCACTGCAAACTCTGGCGCCCGAGCACTGGCCTTGCTGAATGCTGAGCGGTTTTCCATGCTCCTGACGGACTTGAACATGCCGGGAATGGACGGTTTTCAAGTGATCACGATCGTGCGTCGCCGTTTCCCGGCCTTGCGCACGGTGGTGATGACGTCGCTGGCGGATGAGCAGATCCGTGCGCGTGCTTACGCCATGGGCATAGATCTCTATCTGGAAAAGCCTAATGAGAAGACAGATGTGCAATTGTTCATCGATTGCATCGAATCTCTGCTGGAGCGTGAAGATGCGGGCGGATTTCGCGGGGTTCAGAGCAAGAGCCTGGTGGACCTCATCCAGCTCGAATGTCTTTCACAAAGTTCCTCGGTGCTGAAGATCACGAACAAATCCGTCGAGGCACGCATCTGGATCCAGGATGGTGATGTGATCGATGCCCAGATGAATGATCTCACTGGTGAATCGGCGTTCAAAAGCATCATGAGCTGGAAGACGGGCAATTTCGAGATGCTTGCAGCCGACCCCAAGCGCACGCGCACGATTTTCGGTTCCTATCAAGGATTGTTGCTGGACACGGCACAGGCGATCGACGAGTCCCAAGCCACGGAGGTCAGCATCCAAGGTGAGCCAAGTGTGGCGGAGGGGGGCACCGCTTCGCCGTTGGGGGCGATCAGCCGTGTTCCGGGTGTGGAGTTTGCGGTGGCGGTGGACATCAATGACAAGGCCAAGGTCGATTCTTGGGGCATCGAGAACCCGGCGGCAATGGCGGCATGGGTGCATGATATGATGCACAAGCTGCACGTGATCGGTGAAAAGGTGAAGGCCGGGCATCTGTTGAAGGTGGAAGGAATGGGCGTGCAATCAAATTTAGGTTTCCTTTCACGACCGGACAAGGAATTATGCGTCGGGTTGCGGCGTAACCTCTCGCAAGGCGAGATGGCGTCAACCCTTAGCGAAGTGGGCACGAAATGGGTTTCCTAG
- a CDS encoding biopolymer transporter ExbD: MNFSRTRKRQAPAVIIIALIDVLMVVLIFLVVTTTFKQQLPSVKLALPESRQSKGGATEDPPLVVTIANTEPHLFIGNRALTTGKLQEELAAAARANPQVKLAIRADRGAPIGVMVSVMDAAKEADVKNVSLMTKEAGAK; the protein is encoded by the coding sequence ATGAATTTCTCACGTACACGCAAACGTCAGGCGCCAGCCGTCATCATCATCGCTCTCATCGATGTGCTGATGGTCGTGCTCATCTTTCTCGTCGTCACCACCACCTTCAAACAGCAGCTGCCCTCGGTGAAACTCGCACTACCGGAATCGCGCCAATCAAAAGGCGGCGCCACGGAAGACCCGCCCCTCGTCGTCACCATCGCGAACACCGAGCCACACCTCTTCATCGGCAACCGCGCCCTCACCACTGGCAAACTTCAGGAGGAACTAGCCGCAGCCGCCCGGGCGAACCCACAAGTCAAACTCGCCATCCGCGCTGATAGAGGCGCACCAATCGGAGTCATGGTGTCCGTGATGGATGCCGCGAAGGAAGCTGACGTGAAAAACGTGAGCCTGATGACGAAAGAAGCCGGTGCCAAATAA
- a CDS encoding MotA/TolQ/ExbB proton channel family protein has translation MEIAILVLLGITSIVSLTFIIERGLALRESKITPAQVESAVQAIKHPGDVATLRASCQYSPSTLGRLVLFVLERSQWSKEDVVDALQIRARHEIARLERGLVFLEIATGIAPLLGLTGTVYGMIALFGDIGSAGLGDNTAFARGIAIALKATLMGLLVAIPSLVAWSYYTKRVDHFTVELEIICDELIRKLYPSETEQLKTSGMNQPAAKVL, from the coding sequence ATGGAAATAGCCATTCTAGTCCTGCTCGGCATCACTTCGATCGTCAGCCTCACGTTCATCATCGAACGCGGCCTCGCCCTGCGTGAATCCAAGATCACCCCTGCACAAGTGGAGAGCGCGGTGCAAGCCATCAAACACCCTGGCGATGTCGCCACCTTGCGCGCCTCATGCCAATACTCCCCTTCCACCTTGGGTCGCCTCGTGCTCTTCGTGCTCGAACGCAGTCAATGGTCCAAAGAAGACGTCGTGGACGCATTGCAGATCCGCGCCCGCCATGAAATCGCCCGCCTGGAACGCGGCCTCGTTTTCCTGGAGATCGCGACAGGCATCGCTCCACTGCTCGGTCTCACCGGCACCGTCTATGGAATGATCGCCCTCTTCGGTGACATCGGCAGCGCCGGTCTCGGGGATAATACTGCTTTTGCACGCGGCATCGCCATCGCCCTGAAAGCGACCTTGATGGGCTTGCTCGTAGCCATCCCTTCACTCGTCGCGTGGAGCTACTACACCAAACGTGTGGACCACTTCACCGTGGAGCTGGAGATCATCTGTGATGAACTCATCCGGAAACTCTATCCATCAGAAACCGAGCAGCTCAAAACTTCCGGCATGAACCAACCAGCCGCAAAGGTGCTCTGA
- a CDS encoding YqgE/AlgH family protein produces MPKASKFMVGKLLLDGGNLKGSYFHRTVVLICQHDEQGAFGLVLNRPSKNKVEDVIETTLPPRLESLPLYVGGPVQANALSYLHTDVYVPHANVMQNMNLGHSLEGLVELGESYSTTQKVRVFAGYAGWSPGQLEDELKRESWLIHPASLELVFETLPDEVWRVIMRQKGWQERLLADGPEDLSWN; encoded by the coding sequence ATGCCGAAGGCGTCTAAATTCATGGTGGGTAAGTTGCTTCTGGATGGGGGCAACTTGAAGGGGTCGTACTTTCATCGCACGGTGGTGCTGATCTGCCAGCATGATGAGCAGGGTGCGTTCGGTCTGGTGTTAAACCGGCCGAGCAAGAACAAGGTGGAAGATGTGATCGAGACGACGTTGCCACCGCGGCTGGAGTCACTGCCGTTGTATGTGGGCGGTCCGGTGCAGGCGAATGCGCTGTCTTACCTTCACACGGATGTTTACGTGCCGCATGCGAATGTAATGCAGAACATGAACCTGGGGCATTCGCTGGAGGGGTTGGTGGAGTTGGGCGAGTCTTATTCGACGACGCAGAAGGTGCGGGTGTTCGCCGGTTATGCGGGTTGGAGTCCGGGCCAGTTGGAGGACGAGTTGAAACGGGAGAGCTGGTTGATTCACCCGGCTTCACTGGAGCTTGTTTTCGAGACGTTGCCGGATGAGGTATGGCGGGTGATCATGCGGCAGAAAGGCTGGCAGGAGCGGCTTTTGGCAGATGGTCCGGAGGATCTTTCTTGGAATTAA
- a CDS encoding ATPase, T2SS/T4P/T4SS family yields the protein MAVRDDYLVDTLVDMGWLTNQQVETLRQEADQAGQGVIDMALAKNWVSTLNVTQAKAAQFGVEVVDLADIRVPDEAIAAVRRDIAKKYKVVPVSVNPIRVAVSDPSDLDTLDSLRHILKEEVEFCVATEEALDAALNKYYGGGATGEANKMIQDITEGTVDMTDFQNVAVSEDDGTAVDADAPIIKLVNSIIVEAFKLRASDIHLEPLEKRFRVRYRIDGVLQEMNNPPKRLQAALISRLKIQAGMQIAEKRVPQDGRIQMNVVGKSIDLRVSCLPTNHGESIVMRILDKTGLKLGLAELGFLSDDQQTFERLIGLPDGILLVTGPTGSGKTTTLYSCLNYINRPDRKIITVEDPVEYVLAGINQVQVSDVVGLTFAVALRSMLRQAPNVVMLGEIRDIETASIAINASLTGHLVFSTLHTNDAPGAVTRLIDIGVKPFLVASSTRAMMAQRLVRKICKKCGQPHQPSDSEFRTLGIDPRTVGEVNCKKGRGCNECNKGGYRGRFGIFEIFLVDDEVRKLINDRVPTTALRARAREMGMRTLREDGARKVLAGLTTTEEVIRATVGDDEQVMS from the coding sequence GTGGCAGTAAGAGACGATTATTTGGTCGATACGCTGGTGGACATGGGCTGGTTGACCAACCAGCAGGTTGAAACCTTGCGACAAGAGGCGGATCAGGCCGGCCAGGGCGTCATTGATATGGCCCTTGCCAAGAACTGGGTGTCTACATTGAACGTGACCCAGGCCAAGGCCGCACAGTTCGGTGTGGAAGTGGTGGATCTGGCGGATATCCGCGTGCCGGATGAGGCGATCGCCGCGGTGCGTCGTGACATCGCCAAGAAATACAAGGTGGTTCCGGTGTCGGTGAATCCCATACGGGTGGCAGTGTCCGATCCGTCCGATCTCGACACGCTGGATTCTCTCCGTCACATCTTGAAGGAAGAAGTTGAGTTCTGTGTGGCGACGGAAGAGGCGCTGGATGCCGCTTTGAACAAATACTATGGCGGTGGTGCCACGGGTGAAGCGAACAAGATGATCCAGGACATCACCGAGGGCACGGTGGACATGACGGATTTCCAAAACGTGGCGGTGTCAGAAGATGATGGTACGGCTGTTGATGCCGATGCACCGATCATCAAACTGGTGAATTCCATCATCGTGGAGGCTTTCAAGCTGCGTGCTTCTGATATTCATCTGGAACCGTTGGAGAAGCGGTTCCGCGTGCGGTACCGCATCGACGGTGTCTTGCAGGAGATGAATAACCCGCCAAAGCGTTTGCAGGCGGCCTTGATCAGCCGTCTGAAAATCCAGGCAGGCATGCAAATCGCCGAAAAGCGGGTGCCGCAAGACGGTCGTATCCAGATGAATGTGGTGGGCAAGTCGATCGACCTTCGTGTCTCGTGTCTGCCCACGAACCATGGCGAGAGCATCGTCATGCGTATCTTGGACAAGACCGGTCTGAAGCTGGGGCTGGCGGAACTGGGCTTCCTCTCGGACGATCAGCAGACGTTCGAACGGTTGATCGGTCTGCCTGACGGTATCTTGCTCGTAACTGGACCTACCGGTTCCGGCAAAACGACCACGCTTTACTCCTGTCTAAACTACATCAACCGGCCTGACCGCAAGATCATCACGGTGGAAGACCCGGTGGAATACGTGCTGGCGGGTATCAACCAGGTGCAGGTGAGTGACGTGGTGGGATTGACCTTTGCTGTGGCGTTGCGCTCGATGCTGCGTCAGGCGCCGAACGTGGTGATGCTGGGTGAAATTCGTGACATTGAAACGGCGTCCATCGCCATCAATGCATCGCTGACGGGTCACTTGGTGTTCTCCACTCTGCACACGAATGATGCGCCGGGCGCGGTGACGCGTTTGATCGATATCGGTGTGAAGCCGTTCTTGGTGGCGTCCTCCACACGCGCGATGATGGCGCAACGTCTGGTCCGCAAAATCTGCAAGAAGTGCGGCCAGCCGCACCAGCCATCGGACTCGGAGTTCCGCACGCTTGGTATTGATCCGCGGACGGTGGGCGAGGTGAACTGCAAGAAGGGCAGGGGTTGCAACGAATGCAACAAGGGCGGCTACCGAGGACGGTTCGGCATCTTTGAGATCTTTTTGGTGGATGACGAGGTGCGCAAGCTGATCAATGACCGTGTGCCAACCACCGCCTTGCGTGCCCGTGCACGTGAGATGGGCATGCGGACCTTGCGTGAGGATGGTGCCCGCAAGGTGCTCGCGGGCCTGACCACCACGGAGGAAGTCATCCGTGCGACAGTGGGTGATGATGAACAGGTGATGAGTTGA